The Chiloscyllium plagiosum isolate BGI_BamShark_2017 unplaced genomic scaffold, ASM401019v2 scaf_12732, whole genome shotgun sequence sequence TACTCAGAACATTGCCTGAATGATTTTTAAAGTCTCCTGTGTCAAGCAAAACTGAATTCTTTTTTTACTAAACCCACTGCACACAATGTGAGACTATACAATCTTGGAGTCCTGGGTCACTAAACTACCTTCAGGATTAATGTCTTTATTTATCTGAACCAGTTTATTAAGTGCATCTGCTTTGAAGTAAGGAACAACAAAAATCATAAATCTCACAACAAAACCATCCCTGAGTTAGTGGAGTTGTCTGGATTTCTAAGACTGATCTGCTTACCGTCAGCTGACATTGAATTCTACTCCCTGAGGAACTTGATCCTTGAATACAAAGTTTTATTGGAGATTGACCTTTGGTGTTGATTGCGTGTATAATTGCAACTCTAACTATTTAAAAGTCATGCTCCAAAGTACATCTTGATTAACTAACTGTATTCAGAAATGGGAAGGAAATAGAAGCTACGGGATAAATTTTGACAGTGGAGCAGGAGGATGTTTGtcaattgaatgaatgaattatctTGTTATACAAGATATGTGCATAGATTGTTTGGGTATGAGGTGATTTCATTAACGGTGAAATTGGCAATGTTAGAGAATGGCAACTTATTACATATTATaattttggaaaagaaacacCATTCAGACAAAGCTATCAGTTTGTTTTGGATTATACCCTCCAGCTTTAATGCAAATAATGTTTAGGTATAGATAGAATATACAGTGACCTGAAGATGATACCATGTACCTTTACAATTTATGCATTGATCAATATTCTATTCAAGCTTGAATGATGGACCAATGCTTAGTTCATCTGAGTGGTCAAGGTGAATTATTGGAACGCTGATAATATGGTTTGTTTAGTCTCCAGTAAAAGGGAAATCCTCCATATTAAAGAAACCTGAAACTGATCTGAATAAGGATATGGGACAAAATTATGAATGGTTACATAAATCCATTTTAAGTGTGACTTCCTAAAGGATTGCAATTAATCTTAAAAAGTGACCTAAAATGGCAGACATAGACTTTGATCTTCATGTTTCAAGATTGAATTGCCTGTATGGGGGACAAAATGCATGAGGGTACTATGGATATTTTTGTCCTGAATCAATTTCACACAatcacatttttccattttttaaaaaaaaatgtttcttttgtctttttaaaacagaaagttGTAAAAGCTGGTGACAAAGACTGTGATGGCCAACTGGATTTTGAAGAATTTGTGCATTATTTAAAAGATCATGAGAAGAAACTCCGACTGGTTTTCAAAAGCCTGGACAGAAAAAATGATGGTAAGAACTTTATTGTTTAGTTTCCAGTACCGTTTGTATCAATCTAATAATACAGTTAAATCAACTCCACCCTCTTCCTTAAATCCTAAACACTGCAATGCAGTGAGCCTTCTAGTGTAATGCAGATGTCTTTATTGCTCAGTAAGAAGTATAATTGAAGGTAGTTACATATTTAAGTTGTTTTTCAGGTAAAATTGATGCACAAGAAATCATGCAGTCATTACGTGACCTTGGAGTACATATTTCAGAGCAGCAGGCAGAAAAGATCCTGAAACGGTGAGTCATGTTACTTAAAAGATGAatagctttttttaaacaaatccaTTATACATGTCCTGCATAATTatgaattttgtcttttttttattaagaAGTTTTGTTCAGCTATAAAGTATATATTTCCTCTTCTGTGCTATGGTTATATTCTAAACATCGCTTGTATGGAGGTACATGAGGATAGAACTGTAATGATGCATTTTTTTCAGTTTGGCTTATGGCCTTGACTTAGTGCCTTCCTATGCATTAAGGCTATAAATTTTACAATCAAACTTGTAGCTCATCACTTAGGGTAGCTGGTACTCGAGCAAAAGCACTACTGCACAACCTTCAGTTGACTTTGATTTTGTAAAAACTCTAAACCTCTTAATCCAGAATACCTTTGATCTTGTAATTATGTGGCATATTAATGCACAGATGTTGttacattaattttaaatttgtggtatccttaaaaaaaaaacatagcataatttgaaacaaaaatgcatTTGCTATCTATCTTATGCACACATTGACAAGATCAGCATGTCTCTGAACTCCATTTTGCTACTCGCTATGTTCCTTAGTATAATGGAAATGTCTGTAATAATCTTTTGCTCAAAAGAGATTCCTGATCACTTAGCCCTGAGACTATCCTTTGCGGGATATCTAGGAGCTTCTAATTTAATGACATTCCTACAATGACTTGAGAAAGTTGTATCGTAGCTTTGCCGAACCAAGGTGCCCCAATGTACAAGTGGTATTAAGGGAAGTGTCAAAATAACTTTCAAACGAAATTGCATTTCTTTTGTAACAGCATATCAGTGGCAGCTTTTCCTAGGGACGGTGTACAATTTGTAGTGATGGGGATGAGGTAGTGAAGTGATTATTctatgctttatttttaaatgtataaaatgctTTATCTGTGCTGTTTTCTGCATCTTTTGCTTTCTGTCCTCAGAATTTGGAGAGGGCACCTCTGGGGCCCTATTGTATAGTAAGTACCTGTGTATGCctgtctgctttctgttttcCTCTCCTTCATAGAAATTGACTaagcacattttatttccatcttaTGCAGCTTCACCCTTTCCTGATTTGTAAAATGAATTTTAATAACAGCCCCTGCACAACTCCATCCTATAATGCTAGTCAATTACATGCTGATAAACCTTCCCCTCCTATTCCTGCAACAATAGCTTATAATACAGTAttttagcattttaaaatattgaattgtCATGTGTATGTAGATCATAACTTCCATTAAATGGTAGAGTTTTAATATACAGTgtcaatttaagtttttttttgtcttgttcgtttttttttaatagcatGGATACAAATGGAACAATGACGATTGACTGGAATGAGTGGCGAGATTATCACCTTTTACATCCAGCAGACAACATTCCTGAAATAATCCTGTACTGGAAGCACTCCACAGTAAGTCCAGAACATAATCTACTGAAAATGACTGACTATCTATGAATATCTAGGTGTAGCAATGTTCTCAGTTACAATATTTTTCAGTTCACCTGTCTCCAATGTCATCTTGACTCCTATATGTGTGCTCCAAAGGAGCATGGTGTAAGTCTCTAATAAAATTTTAATCAGGTAATCAGAGAGAGAGTAATGAACATTCTCAGTCATCAGTTGTTACAGCACCTTATCAAAACAGAACCTTCTCCCCTGTGAACTTCATACTGTGAAATGATATTCTTGTGCTTTTTGAAATTATATAAAACCTGGATAAATCATGTGATTTAAGATCTCATTTAGCAAAAATTTAATATGTAAATGATGCCTCAAAGGTAATCCAGGGAGGAAATTGGGCTTTAGATACAATGAGGGAGTTAAATGAATTTTGGTATTGTTTCTTGGAACAATAGATAATTAAGATGATGTGATAGAGGTCACTAGGTTTTTGAGCTAAATAGGTAATTTTAGTGGTCAGTAATTTGATTAACCAAAAATGTACACCAAAGATCGTcatgcagcacctttcaaatccacagccacttccacctagaaggataagggcagcagatgtataggaatactaccaccttcaagttcccctccaagccactcgccatcctgacttgggaatatattgcagtttcttcactgtcactgagtcagaatcctggagttccctccctaaagcattgtgggtcaacctatagcaggtggactacagcagttctagaaggcagctcagcaccaccatcTCAAAGGCAGCTGGGGACAGCATTAagtgctggcccaaccagtgacacccacatcctacaaatgaattaagaaaaaaattagtGTAATTTGAAGAACAAAAGAATGAAGTGAGAGATTTAGTTTATATACTGATGTATGGAAGGAATGCCCCTGTGAAAAGAGGAAGAATCTTTGCTCGCTTATAACAGGACTTCCCAAGGTGGATTTGGGATCCAGGTTTGTGTTGCAGGCTCTGACTTAGCAATGGATGTCATGGAGCTGCCCTACTGTTGCTGTCATACATTTTCCCCAATATAAATCACATTTTTCACCACGGAGTCCTAAGTTTTTGAGCCTGAAAGGGGGCCACCGATGGGGAAAATTTGGAGGGCACTGCTTATAATGTGAAAATATTTGATTAAAATACATTTGTGTATACGCCAAAGAGAAGTAAATAGAATAAGCCAAGAGGTATTTCAGAGCCAGCACAGGTACGAATGACTCACTGTTTTCTTTACCCTTGTATTTCATGCTTTTGTGTAGACCAGTTGAGCTGCCCGCTCTCAGACCAAGTAACGTTTAACAGGATAGGCAGATTGTTCTGGTTTTACAGTGGAATGACCTGGTGATTCATGGATTGGAATTTTGACTTCAACTTTACGTTGATTACTTGTTCATGAACTTCTGAATCTGATACTTGGCAATGTCTCAATGTCAGATGTCACAATTGGATGTTCCTATTTCTTTGCAATATGTTTGCCTGTACAGTTGACCCCTAGTACGATCTGAAATCAGAAGGAGCATAACTATTGACACAAGTTGCCATGGTGCTTTCGCAATTATGTCACAAGGTAAAAGGTAACTTTGGAAAAATCCATAGTCACAGGTTTGAGGGAGAAAAGTAAATGGATCCTGGAATTCAGTGCCTCGtggaatttttttaatgaataatttCAAACTTGGTTTTGATTTagtaaattgttttttttgtgtgaaacAGAATTTGTTATTTCAGGTGTGTTGTCACCTGAACTTGTGTGCATTTGATTCAGGAAGGGGTGGGTTGTCTGTGGTAGAGTACAAGTTGTGATGAGAATAGAACTTGGAGCATGTTTAAAATGCTCAATTATGCTACAAGGAAATTGGGATCCAAGCATTGTCCTACAGCATTAAAGTACAAAAGAATCTGATTAATTACTTGTGAAGCAGTTGGATTGAGCGACAGGTCTGAGTTTAGCTAACCTTTGGACTTAGCGCGTGAGTTTATAGATTGAATCAGAAAACCTTTTTGAGATcatttgcttctgtctttctttttaaaagcagCTATCTTTAAACAGTAAATGCCATTGTTTATTTGAGTGAAAATATCTCTCTTACCTTAACTGAAAAAGATTGTTACATCAGTTGCTACTGTAATTATTTATGGGCTATTTTGATAGAGGTGTCTAACTATGAATTTAAAACCCTCCTCACCTTGTGTTCCAGATCTTTGATGTAGGTGAGAGTTTAACAATCCCAGATGAATTCACAGAGGAAGAAAAACAAActgggatgtggtggaggcagttggTGGCAGGGGGAGGTGC is a genomic window containing:
- the LOC122547174 gene encoding calcium-binding mitochondrial carrier protein SCaMC-2-like isoform X2 encodes the protein MLCLCLTVPVLDNLEREFEYFESERLPAKLKSLFRLSLFIPSQELSTYRKWRQKVVKAGDKDCDGQLDFEEFVHYLKDHEKKLRLVFKSLDRKNDGKIDAQEIMQSLRDLGVHISEQQAEKILKRMDTNGTMTIDWNEWRDYHLLHPADNIPEIILYWKHSTIFDVGESLTIPDEFTEEEKQTGMWWRQLVAGGGAGAVSRTCTAPLDRLKVLMQVSFPFCCKCQLLN
- the LOC122547174 gene encoding calcium-binding mitochondrial carrier protein SCaMC-2-like isoform X1, encoding MLCLCLTVPVLDNLEREFEYFESERLPAKLKSLFRLSLFIPSQELSTYRKWRQKVVKAGDKDCDGQLDFEEFVHYLKDHEKKLRLVFKSLDRKNDGKIDAQEIMQSLRDLGVHISEQQAEKILKRIWRGHLWGPIVYMDTNGTMTIDWNEWRDYHLLHPADNIPEIILYWKHSTIFDVGESLTIPDEFTEEEKQTGMWWRQLVAGGGAGAVSRTCTAPLDRLKVLMQVSFPFCCKCQLLN